The Ancylobacter sp. WKF20 genome contains a region encoding:
- a CDS encoding ABC transporter permease, translating into MSDTSLSASPVSRGPVVEPLRRPLALGAGARKAIILVALALGWEAYARWLGNSLLLPTFLETLQALWDTTRTGELPDRVLASLIVLLSGYGIGVAIAALITALAALSRWGESLLGLLTSMFNPLPAIALLPVALLWFGVGTSSLVFVIVHAVLWPLALACHTGFRAVPPTLRMAGRNIGLSGPSYVIALLVPAALPHILSGLRLGWAFAWRTLIAAEMVFGASARAGGLGWFIFTNRAQLETANVFAGLLAVILIGLLVEALIFTTITRLTVQRWGQDT; encoded by the coding sequence ATGTCTGACACGTCCCTTTCTGCGTCGCCAGTGTCGCGCGGGCCGGTTGTGGAGCCATTGCGGCGGCCGCTGGCGCTGGGCGCCGGGGCGCGCAAGGCGATCATCCTTGTCGCGCTGGCGCTCGGCTGGGAGGCCTATGCCCGCTGGCTCGGCAATTCGCTGCTGCTGCCGACCTTCCTCGAGACGCTGCAGGCGCTGTGGGACACCACGCGCACGGGGGAATTGCCGGACCGTGTCCTGGCCTCGCTCATCGTGCTGCTGTCGGGCTATGGCATCGGCGTCGCCATCGCCGCGCTCATCACCGCGCTGGCGGCGCTCAGTCGCTGGGGCGAGAGCCTGCTCGGCCTGCTCACCTCCATGTTCAACCCGCTGCCGGCCATCGCGCTGCTGCCGGTGGCGCTGCTGTGGTTTGGTGTGGGAACCTCCAGCCTCGTCTTCGTCATCGTCCATGCGGTGCTCTGGCCGCTGGCGCTGGCCTGCCATACCGGCTTTCGCGCGGTGCCGCCGACGCTACGCATGGCCGGCCGCAATATCGGCCTGTCCGGCCCCTCCTATGTGATCGCGCTGCTGGTGCCGGCCGCGCTGCCGCACATTCTTTCGGGGCTGAGGCTCGGCTGGGCCTTCGCCTGGCGCACCCTCATCGCCGCCGAGATGGTGTTCGGTGCCAGCGCGCGCGCCGGCGGGCTCGGCTGGTTCATCTTCACCAACCGTGCCCAGCTTGAGACGGCCAATGTCTTTGCCGGGCTGCTCGCCGTCATCCTCATCGGTCTTCTGGTCGAGGCGCTGATCTTTACCACCATCACCCGGCTCACCGTGCAGCGCTGGGGACAGGATACGTAA
- a CDS encoding ABC transporter ATP-binding protein, translated as MALTPDRAAPETPPSLSAQRAPTRPALDVDRVSLRYATEAGVVTAVEDVSFTIATGERLALLGPSGCGKSTLLRAVGGFIKLAAGEIRLNGQAVRGPGPDRMVVFQEFDQLLPWRTVSGNISFALRRARGLSKAEARERALHWAERVGLGAFADAYPHTLSGGMKQRVAIARAFAVQPAILLMDEPFAALDALSRRRMQDELLALCEETGATCLFVTHGIDEALHVGTRVLVMTPHPGRLSAEYIVPDAARRRGSPAFGALEADIQSRIFGGQRPPPSEDADAVHRLTDEIAHV; from the coding sequence ATGGCGCTCACGCCGGACCGCGCCGCGCCCGAGACCCCGCCATCCCTTTCGGCACAGCGGGCACCGACCCGTCCGGCGCTCGATGTCGATCGGGTGAGCCTGCGCTACGCGACCGAGGCCGGCGTGGTGACGGCGGTGGAGGATGTGTCCTTCACCATCGCCACGGGTGAGCGGCTGGCGCTGCTCGGGCCCTCCGGCTGTGGCAAGTCCACGCTGCTGCGCGCGGTGGGTGGCTTCATCAAGCTCGCCGCCGGCGAAATCCGCCTGAACGGTCAGGCGGTGCGCGGGCCGGGGCCGGACCGCATGGTGGTGTTCCAGGAGTTCGACCAGCTTCTGCCGTGGCGCACGGTGAGCGGCAATATCAGCTTCGCGCTGCGCCGGGCGCGGGGCCTGTCGAAGGCCGAGGCGCGCGAACGGGCCTTGCACTGGGCCGAGCGCGTCGGCCTTGGCGCCTTCGCCGATGCCTATCCACACACGCTCTCCGGCGGCATGAAGCAGCGCGTGGCGATTGCCCGCGCCTTCGCCGTGCAGCCGGCCATCCTGCTGATGGACGAGCCCTTCGCCGCGCTCGACGCGCTGTCGCGCCGGCGGATGCAGGACGAGTTGCTGGCGCTGTGCGAGGAAACCGGCGCGACCTGTCTTTTCGTCACCCATGGCATCGACGAGGCGCTGCATGTCGGCACGCGGGTGCTGGTGATGACGCCGCATCCTGGGCGGCTGAGTGCCGAATACATCGTGCCCGATGCCGCCCGCCGGCGCGGCAGCCCCGCCTTCGGCGCGCTCGAGGCCGACATCCAGTCGCGCATTTTCGGTGGGCAGCGTCCGCCCCCGAGCGAGGATGCCGACGCTGTTCACCGGCTCACCGACGAGATTGCCCATGTCTGA
- a CDS encoding ABC transporter substrate-binding protein codes for MRFRAFARAAALAALTTSIVLTGTLGGTPAQAETNQLRIAQQFGIAFLPLIVAKEQQLIETKAAAAGVPDLKVEWLRLSGAAAMNDALISGGLDFATAGVAPAILTWDKTRGKVDIVLISSLGSMPNVLTTNNPNVKTIKDFTDTDRIALPSVKVGFQPIVLQIAADKAFGQYDKLDHLTVSLPHPDATTAILSGTGGITAHFTSPPFVQQQLASDKVHAVLNSYDVLGGPHTFNVVYGTKKFATDNPKTVAAFVAALDEANAWIKANPAEAAKLYIKAENSKLDPALIESIIRDPQINFTTVPERVDVFTEFEYRIGLIKQKPGWKELFQSGLHDRGGS; via the coding sequence ATGCGCTTCCGCGCTTTTGCCCGCGCTGCCGCACTGGCGGCGCTCACCACGTCGATCGTGCTCACCGGCACGCTGGGCGGCACGCCGGCGCAGGCCGAGACCAACCAGCTTCGCATCGCCCAGCAGTTCGGCATCGCCTTCCTGCCGCTGATCGTCGCCAAGGAGCAGCAGCTCATCGAGACCAAGGCCGCCGCCGCCGGCGTGCCGGATCTCAAGGTCGAGTGGCTGCGCCTCTCCGGCGCCGCCGCGATGAATGACGCGCTGATCTCCGGCGGGCTGGATTTCGCCACGGCGGGCGTCGCCCCGGCCATTCTCACCTGGGACAAGACGCGCGGCAAAGTCGATATCGTGCTGATCTCCTCGCTCGGCTCGATGCCGAACGTGCTCACCACGAACAATCCGAATGTGAAGACTATCAAGGACTTCACCGACACTGACCGCATCGCGCTGCCCTCGGTGAAGGTCGGCTTCCAGCCGATCGTGCTGCAGATCGCCGCCGACAAGGCCTTTGGCCAGTATGACAAGCTCGACCATCTGACGGTGAGCCTGCCGCATCCCGACGCGACCACGGCCATCCTGTCGGGCACGGGCGGCATCACCGCCCATTTCACCTCGCCGCCCTTCGTCCAGCAGCAGCTGGCGAGCGACAAGGTCCATGCCGTGCTGAACAGCTATGACGTGCTCGGCGGGCCGCACACGTTCAACGTGGTCTACGGCACCAAGAAGTTCGCCACCGACAACCCCAAGACGGTCGCCGCCTTCGTCGCCGCGCTCGACGAGGCCAATGCCTGGATCAAGGCCAACCCCGCCGAGGCCGCCAAGCTCTACATCAAGGCGGAAAACTCCAAGCTCGATCCGGCGCTGATCGAGAGCATCATTCGCGACCCGCAGATCAACTTCACCACCGTGCCCGAGCGCGTCGACGTCTTCACCGAGTTCGAGTACCGCATCGGCCTGATCAAGCAGAAGCCGGGCTGGAAAGAGCTGTTCCAGTCGGGCCTGCATGATCGCGGTGGGAGCTGA
- a CDS encoding molybdopterin-binding protein, whose protein sequence is MVEQAEAVTAGLLVIGDEILSGRTKDRNIGYIAEYLTALGIDLSEVRVVPDIEGEIVAALNALRARYTYVFTTGGIGPTHDDITADAVAKAFGVTIDVDPRARAMLLERIPEADLNEARLRMARIPAGAALVPNPVSKAPGFWIGNVIVMAGVPTIMQAMLDEVAPKLTTGVRMLSQTVPAHAKEGDIGGPLKEVALAHPGVTIGSYPFMAEDGRPNTNLVVRSRDPDQLAAAVAAVETMVARVRAGLSA, encoded by the coding sequence ATGGTCGAGCAGGCAGAGGCGGTGACGGCGGGGCTCCTGGTCATCGGCGACGAGATCCTCTCGGGGCGGACCAAGGACCGCAACATCGGCTATATCGCCGAGTACCTCACCGCCCTCGGCATCGACCTTTCCGAGGTGCGCGTCGTGCCCGACATCGAGGGCGAGATCGTCGCCGCGCTGAACGCCCTGCGCGCCCGCTACACCTATGTGTTCACCACCGGCGGCATCGGGCCGACGCATGACGACATCACCGCCGACGCGGTGGCGAAGGCGTTTGGCGTCACCATCGATGTCGATCCGCGCGCGCGGGCCATGCTGCTGGAGCGCATTCCCGAGGCCGATCTCAATGAGGCGCGGCTGCGCATGGCGCGTATCCCGGCCGGCGCCGCGCTGGTGCCGAACCCGGTCTCCAAGGCGCCGGGCTTCTGGATCGGCAATGTCATCGTCATGGCCGGCGTGCCCACCATCATGCAGGCGATGCTGGACGAGGTGGCACCGAAGCTCACCACCGGCGTGCGCATGCTCTCCCAGACGGTGCCGGCTCATGCCAAGGAAGGCGATATTGGCGGGCCGCTGAAGGAGGTGGCGCTGGCCCATCCGGGCGTGACCATCGGCAGCTACCCGTTCATGGCGGAAGACGGCCGGCCCAACACCAACCTCGTCGTGCGCTCGCGCGACCCCGACCAGCTCGCCGCCGCCGTGGCTGCGGTCGAGACGATGGTGGCGCGGGTGCGGGCGGGCCTGTCAGCGTAG